In a single window of the Planctomycetia bacterium genome:
- a CDS encoding sodium/solute symporter (Members of the Solute:Sodium Symporter (SSS), TC 2.A.21 as described in tcdb.org, catalyze solute:Na+ symport. Known solutes for members of the family include sugars, amino acids, nucleosides, inositols, vitamins, urea or anions, depending on the system.), whose translation MASLDFVVLFVYFAAIAAISYWSSKKSLDSSENYFLSGRSVGWLAVGASLFASNISAEHFIGLAGSGASSGLAVGQFEWLACFILLLLGWFFVPFYLRLGVFTMPQFLERRYDSRCRTYLSMVSLVAYVFTKISVAVFAGALVLKEVLGWNIWAGAIVLVVATGIYTIFGGLRAVIYTELMQAFILIAGGIFLTFAAISKVDGLGALASGVEPEFFNLWKSVNHPDFPWTGILFGAPILGVWYWCTDQMIVQRTLAAKNVSEARRGTILAGFLKILPVFILVLPGVAGRILFPDTKPNDMYAKMVNDLLPVGVKGMVVAALLAALMSSLSAVFNSSSTLVVIDFYQRLRPRATERELVWAGQISTAVLVVVGLVWIPFIGVVSDQLFVYLQSVQAYISPPIAAVFLVGLIWRRANATGAFAALVIGFVLGAVRFVAELGVKSATPWVTWPPLVQFAQINFLHVAIILFVISVVVLVGISLVTAVPTATNQRVFDKTVAAAQDLRGAERNKVNVILSVILVVAVLAMWAYFSRLFFK comes from the coding sequence GTGGCATCACTCGATTTTGTCGTTCTCTTTGTCTATTTCGCCGCCATCGCGGCGATCAGTTACTGGTCGAGCAAGAAGAGCCTCGACTCGAGCGAGAACTACTTCCTCAGTGGGCGGAGCGTCGGCTGGCTGGCGGTGGGGGCGAGCCTGTTCGCCAGCAACATCTCGGCCGAGCACTTCATCGGCTTGGCGGGGTCCGGCGCTTCGAGCGGCCTTGCCGTCGGGCAGTTTGAGTGGCTGGCGTGTTTTATCCTGCTGCTGCTCGGCTGGTTCTTCGTGCCGTTCTATCTGCGGCTGGGCGTCTTCACGATGCCGCAGTTCCTGGAGCGGCGCTACGACTCGCGCTGCCGGACGTATTTGTCGATGGTTTCGCTGGTCGCCTACGTCTTCACCAAGATCAGCGTGGCGGTGTTCGCCGGCGCGCTCGTTCTCAAGGAGGTGCTCGGGTGGAACATCTGGGCCGGGGCGATCGTGCTGGTCGTGGCGACCGGTATCTACACGATCTTCGGCGGCCTTCGCGCGGTCATCTACACCGAACTCATGCAGGCGTTCATCCTTATCGCCGGCGGCATCTTTCTGACGTTTGCAGCGATTTCGAAGGTGGACGGTCTCGGGGCGCTGGCCAGTGGCGTCGAGCCGGAGTTCTTCAATCTGTGGAAGAGCGTCAACCATCCCGACTTCCCGTGGACGGGCATTCTCTTTGGGGCGCCGATCCTCGGGGTCTGGTATTGGTGCACGGATCAGATGATTGTCCAGCGAACGCTCGCCGCGAAGAACGTCAGCGAGGCACGGCGCGGCACGATCCTCGCGGGCTTCCTCAAGATTCTGCCGGTGTTCATTCTGGTGTTGCCGGGCGTGGCCGGTCGGATTCTGTTTCCGGACACCAAGCCGAACGACATGTACGCCAAGATGGTGAACGACCTGCTGCCTGTGGGGGTCAAGGGCATGGTCGTCGCGGCGCTTCTGGCGGCCCTGATGAGTTCTCTGTCAGCGGTGTTCAACAGCAGCTCGACGCTGGTGGTGATCGACTTCTATCAACGGCTGCGGCCGAGGGCGACGGAGCGCGAGCTGGTGTGGGCGGGGCAGATTTCGACGGCGGTGCTGGTTGTCGTGGGACTGGTGTGGATTCCGTTCATCGGCGTGGTGAGCGATCAGTTGTTTGTCTATCTGCAATCGGTGCAGGCTTACATCTCGCCGCCGATTGCCGCGGTGTTTCTGGTCGGGTTGATCTGGCGTCGGGCGAATGCCACCGGCGCCTTCGCGGCGCTGGTCATTGGTTTTGTGCTGGGAGCGGTTCGATTCGTGGCGGAGCTTGGCGTGAAGTCGGCGACGCCGTGGGTGACCTGGCCGCCGCTGGTTCAGTTTGCCCAGATCAACTTCCTGCACGTTGCCATCATTCTCTTCGTCATTTCCGTTGTTGTGCTGGTCGGTATCAGCCTGGTGACGGCGGTCCCGACGGCGACGAATCAGCGTGTGTTCGACAAGACGGTGGCCGCGGCCCAGGATCTGCGCGGAGCAGAGCGCAACAAGGTCAACGTCATCCTCAGCGTGATCCTGGTCGTCGCCGTTCTGGCCATGTGGGCGTACTTCAGCAGGTTGTTCTTCAAGTAG
- a CDS encoding VOC family protein, with protein sequence MSIDHISAVTFAVADMARAVAFYQACGFELIYGGPGADFTSLRAGQGFVNLILQKDYPPNWWGRAIFRVASADEQHRQLITAGLKPDAAPQDAPWGERYFHITDPDGHELSFAELLPPRRAADS encoded by the coding sequence ATGTCCATCGATCATATTAGCGCCGTCACCTTCGCTGTGGCCGATATGGCCCGCGCGGTTGCTTTTTACCAAGCGTGCGGGTTCGAACTAATTTACGGTGGGCCGGGCGCCGACTTCACCAGCCTCCGCGCCGGACAGGGCTTTGTCAACCTGATACTGCAAAAAGACTATCCGCCGAACTGGTGGGGCCGGGCCATTTTTCGCGTCGCGAGCGCTGATGAACAGCATCGACAGCTCATCACCGCCGGTTTGAAGCCCGACGCGGCGCCGCAGGACGCTCCGTGGGGCGAGCGATATTTTCACATCACCGACCCCGATGGCCACGAATTGAGCTTCGCCGAGCTGCTCCCACCGCGCCGCGCCGCGGACTCCTGA
- a CDS encoding type 1 glutamine amidotransferase codes for MATLSGRKILIFVGDDYEDLELWYPKLRLEEAGAKTVLAGQEARHTYRGKNGYPCESDAAVSQVAAKDFDGVIVPGGWMPDKLRRDPKVLELTRDFNTAGKLIASICHGSWINISAGIVKGVKMTSTSAIKDDLTNAGATWIDAPVVVDRHHISSRRPPDLPAFGEKIVEFLSR; via the coding sequence ATGGCAACTCTAAGCGGCAGAAAAATTCTCATCTTCGTCGGCGACGACTACGAAGACCTCGAATTGTGGTATCCGAAACTCCGCCTGGAAGAGGCGGGCGCCAAAACGGTCCTTGCGGGGCAGGAAGCGCGGCACACCTATCGCGGAAAAAACGGCTACCCCTGCGAGAGCGACGCAGCGGTGAGCCAGGTCGCGGCCAAAGACTTCGACGGCGTCATCGTTCCCGGCGGATGGATGCCGGACAAGCTGCGCCGCGATCCAAAGGTGCTCGAACTGACGCGAGACTTCAACACCGCCGGCAAACTCATCGCCTCCATCTGCCACGGATCGTGGATCAATATCTCCGCGGGAATCGTCAAAGGCGTGAAAATGACCAGCACCTCGGCCATCAAAGACGACCTGACCAACGCCGGCGCCACGTGGATCGACGCGCCGGTCGTGGTCGATCGGCACCACATCTCCAGCCGCCGACCACCAGACTTGCCTGCGTTCGGCGAGAAGATCGTCGAGTTTCTCAGTCGATAA
- a CDS encoding MGMT family protein — translation MRKIRRGKPISRLAEASPPSTGHLRILRVVSHIPRGRITTYGRVAKAAGLPGRARLVGALLARSPLAAGLPWHRVVSSQGRISVRGGDGPNRQRRLLETEGVRPDERGRYDLRRFGWAARA, via the coding sequence ATGCGCAAGATTCGCCGTGGAAAACCCATTTCGCGACTGGCCGAAGCTTCGCCGCCGTCGACCGGACACTTGCGAATACTTCGCGTCGTCTCGCACATTCCGCGCGGCCGCATCACCACCTATGGCCGCGTCGCAAAGGCGGCCGGATTGCCGGGTCGCGCTCGACTAGTCGGTGCATTGCTCGCCAGATCGCCGCTTGCCGCGGGACTTCCGTGGCATCGTGTGGTCAGCTCGCAGGGGCGTATCAGCGTCCGAGGCGGCGACGGACCGAATCGGCAGCGCAGGCTGCTCGAAACAGAAGGCGTGAGACCGGACGAACGTGGTCGTTACGATTTACGGCGCTTCGGCTGGGCCGCTCGTGCGTGA
- a CDS encoding D-glycerate dehydrogenase — protein MKRHSVFITRATPEEATALLASEGFIVHQNSLPRGLSREEMLKEVARHDAVICQAPDRIDADVLAAAAPRCRIFANCAVGYDNIDIAAASRLGIVISNTPGVLTEATADLTWALMLAAARRVCEGDRVVRAGQWRGWGMLDYLGADVFGKTLGIIGGGRIAAAVARRAAGFNMRVIYTSRSEKAAMNEAGGRRMPFDDVLREADFVSIHVALTDETHKLFDERAFAKLKREAILINTARGAIVDEQALIAALFSGRLAAAGLDVYTDEPDVPPELAGLKNVVLLPHIGSATVTTRVKMACLAADNVIAVLGGRPPLTPVVKT, from the coding sequence ATGAAGCGACATTCAGTCTTTATCACCCGTGCCACGCCCGAAGAGGCGACGGCCCTGCTGGCCTCGGAGGGGTTCATCGTACACCAGAACTCGCTGCCGCGCGGTCTGAGCCGGGAAGAAATGCTGAAGGAGGTCGCCCGGCACGATGCGGTGATCTGCCAGGCGCCCGATCGCATTGACGCCGACGTGCTGGCCGCCGCTGCGCCACGGTGTCGGATATTCGCCAATTGCGCGGTCGGTTATGACAACATCGACATTGCCGCGGCGAGTCGGCTCGGCATTGTCATCTCCAACACGCCCGGCGTATTGACCGAGGCCACTGCCGATCTGACCTGGGCCCTGATGCTGGCGGCAGCCCGGCGGGTTTGCGAGGGCGATCGAGTTGTCCGGGCGGGGCAATGGCGAGGGTGGGGGATGCTGGATTACCTCGGGGCGGATGTTTTCGGCAAGACGCTCGGCATCATCGGCGGCGGCAGGATCGCCGCGGCGGTCGCCCGACGCGCGGCCGGCTTCAACATGCGTGTGATCTACACGTCGCGCTCGGAGAAGGCCGCCATGAACGAAGCGGGCGGGCGCCGGATGCCGTTTGACGATGTTCTGCGCGAGGCGGATTTCGTCTCGATCCATGTCGCCCTGACCGACGAAACGCACAAGCTCTTCGACGAACGGGCCTTCGCCAAGTTGAAGCGCGAGGCGATTCTGATCAACACCGCTCGCGGGGCGATTGTGGACGAGCAGGCTCTGATTGCAGCATTGTTTTCCGGTCGCCTTGCCGCCGCGGGCCTGGACGTTTATACCGACGAGCCCGACGTCCCGCCGGAGTTGGCGGGATTGAAGAACGTTGTTCTCCTTCCGCACATCGGCTCCGCCACGGTCACGACGCGGGTCAAGATGGCGTGTCTGGCCGCGGACAATGTCATCGCCGTGCTTGGCGGCCGTCCTCCGCTCACGCCTGTCGTCAAGACCTGA
- a CDS encoding TIGR00159 family protein, which yields MELVQVLRSIIQRREPTDLVELLLIGLAVYAVMRFLRGTRGARLLRGFIFLLAGSSLLVSLVANVLDLERIKQIYPVFVAALFLIALVAFQPELRRALIRLGAATWFGPSGREFGRVIDEVVEAVIYLSKNKIGALIAFERATEFGGLMDSACHLDAEVSKELLLTIFWPGSALHDMGVIISQGRLAAAAVQFPLTESEGLDASLGSRHRAAIGLSQDSDALVIVVSEETGTISLVENGVMERHLTGETLRQLLREKVGEATRSTERIEVTS from the coding sequence ATGGAGCTTGTTCAAGTACTGCGGAGCATCATCCAGCGGAGAGAGCCGACCGACCTGGTCGAGCTCCTGCTGATCGGCCTGGCCGTCTATGCGGTGATGCGGTTCCTGCGCGGCACGCGCGGGGCCAGACTCCTGCGCGGATTTATCTTCCTCCTCGCCGGAAGCTCGCTGCTGGTATCCCTGGTGGCCAACGTCCTCGATCTCGAGCGCATCAAACAAATCTACCCCGTCTTCGTCGCGGCGCTTTTCCTGATCGCCCTCGTCGCGTTTCAGCCGGAACTGCGCCGGGCGCTAATCCGCCTTGGCGCGGCGACATGGTTTGGACCCAGCGGACGCGAGTTCGGGCGGGTGATCGATGAAGTGGTCGAGGCGGTCATCTACCTGTCAAAGAACAAAATCGGCGCCCTGATCGCCTTTGAGCGGGCGACCGAGTTTGGCGGACTCATGGACTCGGCCTGTCATCTGGATGCCGAAGTCAGCAAGGAACTCCTGCTCACCATCTTCTGGCCGGGCTCCGCCCTGCACGACATGGGCGTTATCATTTCGCAGGGGCGCCTGGCGGCTGCCGCCGTTCAGTTTCCCCTGACCGAATCAGAAGGGCTCGACGCATCGTTGGGTTCCCGCCATCGCGCCGCGATCGGACTGTCGCAGGATTCCGACGCCCTGGTCATCGTGGTCAGCGAAGAGACCGGCACGATCAGCCTCGTCGAAAACGGCGTCATGGAGCGGCACCTCACCGGCGAGACCCTGCGGCAACTGCTCCGCGAAAAGGTCGGCGAAGCCACGCGAAGTACCGAGCGGATAGAAGTAACGTCCTGA
- a CDS encoding tetratricopeptide repeat protein — protein MTSSTPRLVTRSSAQFLLLVAMTILAYVPVFSAGYVWDDDSYLTRNKTLTSENGLAEIWLTPRASPQYYPMVFSTFWLERRLWGLNPTGYHVVNVLLHAATAVFLWRLLLRLKLPGAWLAAAAFALHPVHVESVAWIAERKNVLSGLFYMLAASAFMRFIPPDSAPSRGRIGWYIASLGLFVLALLSKTTTCSLPAAILLVIWWKRGRLTLLDGLPLVPMFLLGGAFAALTTHLEQSHVGAEQIDWQLSVAQRCIIAGSALWFYLSKLLVPANLCFVYPRWTPDPASLLDLAAPLGWLLLLAGLLAMRRRIGRGPAAAMLFFSGTLVPALGFIDVFPFKYSFVADHFQYLASIGPLVLLAAALHRVARGAGSSIAHAASPLVKSVCAAVLVCLGGLTMARTFAFQSEESLWRDTLAKNDAAWSAHLNLGVILDQRGETQSAIAHFEKALKFAPKESAVHVNLALAYERTGRIDEALASYETALSLNPKSWTAHYNRGGLLTRLGRNEEAISDFTQSAELGPEPAPSHYNRGIVLEKMGRREDALQAFKQAAESKPDWIAPRLAAVRCLRDLGRKEAAIAALRDVISLFPDEPESRTLLRQLDGQ, from the coding sequence ATGACGTCCTCGACTCCCCGTCTCGTCACCCGAAGCAGCGCGCAGTTCCTTCTGCTGGTCGCGATGACGATCCTCGCCTATGTGCCCGTCTTCAGTGCAGGCTATGTCTGGGACGACGATTCCTACCTCACGCGCAACAAGACCCTGACATCCGAGAACGGACTTGCCGAGATTTGGCTCACGCCGCGCGCCTCGCCACAGTATTACCCGATGGTGTTCTCGACGTTCTGGCTGGAGCGCCGACTATGGGGCCTCAATCCAACCGGCTATCACGTCGTCAACGTGCTGCTTCATGCGGCGACCGCCGTTTTCTTGTGGCGATTGCTCTTGCGTTTGAAGCTCCCCGGCGCCTGGCTGGCCGCCGCGGCCTTTGCGCTGCATCCGGTTCACGTGGAATCAGTCGCCTGGATCGCCGAACGAAAAAACGTGCTGTCCGGCCTCTTCTACATGCTTGCCGCCTCCGCCTTTATGAGGTTCATTCCGCCCGACAGCGCGCCGAGTCGCGGGCGAATCGGGTGGTACATCGCTTCGCTTGGGCTGTTTGTCCTGGCGCTTTTGAGCAAGACGACCACTTGCTCGCTGCCGGCGGCGATTCTGCTTGTCATCTGGTGGAAACGTGGGCGCCTGACGCTACTCGATGGCCTGCCGCTTGTTCCCATGTTCCTCCTGGGCGGCGCGTTCGCCGCGCTCACGACCCATCTCGAGCAGTCACACGTCGGCGCAGAGCAGATCGACTGGCAACTCTCCGTCGCCCAGCGCTGCATCATTGCAGGCAGCGCACTTTGGTTCTATCTGAGCAAGCTTCTTGTGCCCGCGAATCTCTGCTTCGTTTATCCGCGATGGACGCCCGATCCAGCGTCGCTGCTCGATCTCGCCGCGCCGCTCGGATGGCTGCTTCTGCTCGCTGGGCTGCTGGCCATGCGCCGTCGAATCGGCCGCGGCCCGGCGGCGGCCATGCTCTTTTTCTCAGGTACGCTCGTTCCCGCCCTGGGCTTCATTGACGTCTTTCCATTCAAGTACTCTTTCGTCGCGGATCACTTTCAGTATCTCGCCTCAATCGGTCCGCTGGTCCTGCTCGCTGCCGCGCTCCATCGAGTCGCCAGAGGCGCTGGCTCTTCGATCGCGCACGCCGCAAGTCCGCTGGTAAAGTCGGTGTGCGCGGCGGTTCTCGTCTGCCTCGGCGGCCTCACCATGGCCCGGACCTTTGCATTTCAATCCGAAGAGTCGCTCTGGCGCGATACCCTGGCGAAGAACGATGCGGCCTGGTCGGCACACCTGAACCTCGGCGTGATTCTCGATCAACGCGGCGAAACCCAGTCAGCCATCGCCCATTTCGAAAAGGCGTTGAAGTTCGCCCCGAAAGAATCCGCGGTCCACGTAAACCTGGCCCTGGCCTATGAGCGCACCGGTCGCATTGATGAGGCCCTGGCTTCCTATGAGACGGCACTGTCGCTCAACCCGAAGAGCTGGACGGCCCATTACAACCGCGGCGGCCTCCTCACCCGGCTCGGCCGAAACGAGGAGGCGATCAGCGACTTCACACAATCGGCCGAATTGGGTCCGGAGCCTGCGCCCTCGCATTACAACCGCGGCATCGTCTTGGAAAAAATGGGCCGCCGCGAGGATGCCTTGCAGGCATTCAAGCAGGCAGCCGAAAGCAAACCAGACTGGATCGCGCCGCGCCTGGCCGCCGTTCGCTGCCTTCGCGACCTGGGCCGTAAAGAGGCCGCCATTGCCGCATTGCGAGATGTGATATCCCTGTTTCCGGACGAGCCGGAATCTCGGACTTTGCTGCGGCAATTGGATGGCCAATAG
- a CDS encoding PEP-CTERM sorting domain-containing protein codes for MIRKVALALLVSAVASTAKAGVSGDPNDFYVLSDAVNEVYQFDRLPAFPHVPGVYAGVLGGSYSNVFSNQGEVGTIYPYLGAVAGTNQDFFIGGFSGLTKIDSTSGAFIQSVGAAGLRLGPAKAPNGNLVVGGPTGVEEYNPNTGAFVRTVVGSGDGANLHAFNGNSMYVANWYGGSGFGIKRYNFVSGASLGADIAVPFAPQEIGFGPDGALYATALYEGPGVEGLWRYDSGLNSWSQFIDVQSLAGGGPHGFTYDPVTFDCFMAFNTGEIYRFNGYTGAYIDQPNFVPTKLTDVLFKEVIPEPATIGLLILGAGFVIRRRSR; via the coding sequence ATGATTCGAAAAGTTGCCCTCGCTCTCCTTGTGTCAGCGGTGGCGTCCACCGCCAAAGCCGGTGTTTCCGGCGACCCCAACGACTTCTACGTCCTCAGCGACGCGGTCAATGAGGTCTACCAGTTCGACCGACTCCCCGCATTCCCGCATGTACCCGGTGTCTATGCCGGCGTTCTCGGCGGCAGCTACAGCAACGTTTTCTCCAACCAGGGCGAAGTAGGCACAATCTATCCCTATCTCGGCGCAGTCGCCGGCACGAACCAGGATTTCTTTATCGGTGGCTTTAGCGGCCTGACGAAGATTGACTCCACATCCGGCGCGTTCATTCAGAGTGTCGGCGCAGCAGGCCTGCGACTTGGCCCCGCCAAAGCGCCCAACGGCAATCTCGTCGTCGGCGGCCCGACCGGCGTCGAAGAGTATAACCCCAATACCGGCGCGTTCGTTCGCACCGTCGTCGGCTCCGGTGACGGCGCCAATCTCCACGCTTTCAACGGCAATAGCATGTATGTCGCCAACTGGTACGGCGGCTCAGGCTTCGGCATCAAGCGCTACAACTTCGTCAGCGGCGCATCGCTCGGCGCCGACATCGCCGTCCCCTTCGCCCCGCAGGAAATCGGCTTCGGCCCCGATGGCGCACTCTATGCCACCGCCCTCTACGAAGGGCCCGGCGTCGAAGGCCTTTGGCGATACGACTCCGGCCTGAACTCGTGGTCGCAGTTCATCGATGTCCAGTCCCTCGCCGGCGGCGGCCCGCACGGTTTTACCTATGACCCCGTGACGTTTGACTGCTTCATGGCCTTCAACACCGGTGAGATTTACCGCTTTAACGGCTACACCGGAGCCTACATCGATCAGCCGAACTTTGTCCCCACGAAGCTCACCGACGTCCTCTTCAAGGAAGTCATCCCCGAGCCGGCCACGATCGGCCTGCTGATCCTCGGCGCCGGCTTCGTCATACGACGCCGCTCGCGCTAA